From a single Lewinella sp. LCG006 genomic region:
- a CDS encoding Hpt domain-containing protein has translation MTDLSFLQHFTKGDTAKMKRYINIYLTVAPKTFQQMQQAVRTQDWEQLRIQAHSLKPQTDYMGIHGLKAVLEDIEKNVLEEKFEKIHKLYEKALAIHSESTPLLKSFIDTP, from the coding sequence ATGACCGATCTCAGCTTTCTACAACACTTCACCAAGGGGGATACCGCCAAAATGAAGCGTTACATCAATATATACCTCACGGTAGCACCTAAAACCTTTCAACAAATGCAGCAGGCCGTCAGGACCCAGGATTGGGAGCAACTTCGTATCCAGGCTCACTCCCTTAAGCCACAGACTGATTATATGGGTATTCATGGCCTGAAAGCTGTTCTTGAAGATATTGAGAAAAATGTACTTGAAGAAAAATTTGAAAAAATCCATAAACTTTATGAAAAAGCATTGGCCATACACTCTGAATCAACTCCTCTTTTGAAATCATTTATTGATACTCCTTGA
- a CDS encoding response regulator, protein MKTDIRLIYIVDDEPLLTDMLCDYLSDLDDRLLIRPFATGEACLAAMNERPSLIILDYYLNSREKDAANGIDILRKIKDHNKTLPVVMLSSQKNYGTAARTIQYGAVHYVIKGQDAFAEIYELIKANV, encoded by the coding sequence ATGAAAACCGATATCCGCCTCATTTATATCGTTGACGACGAGCCCTTGCTCACAGACATGCTGTGTGATTACCTTAGTGACCTGGACGATCGGCTTCTTATCCGTCCCTTTGCTACCGGTGAGGCTTGTCTGGCAGCTATGAACGAGCGCCCCTCACTGATCATTCTCGACTATTACCTCAATTCACGGGAAAAAGACGCGGCCAACGGTATAGACATCCTTAGGAAAATCAAAGACCATAACAAGACCCTTCCGGTGGTGATGTTGTCTAGTCAGAAAAACTATGGTACTGCCGCCAGAACGATCCAGTACGGGGCCGTGCACTACGTGATCAAAGGGCAGGATGCCTTCGCCGAAATTTATGAACTCATTAAAGCAAATGTCTGA